A window of the Roseburia sp. 831b genome harbors these coding sequences:
- a CDS encoding bacteriohemerythrin, with translation MHYQFTDDCMIGIPEIDEEHRQLFQLVNELQDILDKADSSQLRTLSASVLKKLVDYTIKHFSNEEAYMESIHDPELARQKEEHAAFVARINQTDLSGFSDSALRYALLDLLNYLVHWLFGHILGSDIMIGKFQSPFSFTNEYLTGVEQIDTEHRQLFAIIKEANDLIHADLLHDKYDAIMAVLSKLKDYTVKHFQHEEAYMKKIGYPGLVAQQYAHTSFCDKLNEINLDEMDDNQQAYLEELVDFLLNWLIVHILKMDKKIGEYAASLN, from the coding sequence GGTAAATGAACTGCAGGATATTTTAGATAAAGCTGATTCCAGTCAACTGCGTACCTTATCCGCATCCGTACTAAAAAAATTAGTGGACTATACCATCAAACATTTTTCCAACGAGGAGGCTTATATGGAAAGCATCCATGACCCGGAATTAGCACGCCAGAAAGAGGAACATGCTGCCTTTGTCGCAAGAATCAACCAGACCGACTTATCCGGTTTTTCAGATTCTGCGCTCCGTTATGCATTGCTTGACCTTTTAAACTACCTGGTTCACTGGCTGTTCGGTCATATTTTAGGAAGCGATATTATGATTGGGAAATTCCAGTCTCCATTTTCCTTTACCAATGAATATCTGACCGGAGTGGAACAGATTGATACAGAACACAGACAGCTGTTTGCCATCATCAAGGAAGCCAATGATTTGATTCATGCGGATTTGCTTCACGATAAATACGATGCTATTATGGCTGTTCTTTCCAAACTAAAAGATTACACCGTTAAACATTTCCAGCACGAGGAAGCTTATATGAAGAAAATCGGCTATCCGGGATTGGTTGCACAGCAGTATGCACACACTTCTTTCTGTGACAAGTTAAATGAGATTAATCTGGATGAGATGGACGACAATCAGCAGGCTTACCTAGAAGAACTGGTTGACTTTTTGCTGAACTGGCTTATTGTACATATTTTAAAAATGGATAAAAAAATTGGGGAATATGCAGCTTCTTTGAATTAA